ATATACTTTCCATGAGTGTAGCACTCTTCTGGAAACATAATTTTTTCATCATGACTGGAGATCAGTTTTTATTGATGTTACAATTGTTATTAATGTACCTTGAATGGGACAACAGCATGAagggttaaagaaaaaaaaaaaaattctcataaaTTATTCACcccctttcttttttctgcagaacagaaagatttttctccaaaaggcagtataaaagtaattcataagtctccaatgtttaatccatgtcttcagaagcaatccaatcaatgttggttgagaacagaccaaaatataactcctttttcacaaaaCATCTtggcatcagcagtctccttggcaatcattatttcaagctcgattacactagTGCTATGCCCATGCATCAAGCAATAGGaactgtaatcaagcttgaaatcatgatcgtgccaggAGACTGCATTGGCAAGATGTACagggaaaaaggagttatattttggtttggtCTAACCCAAAACTGATCGGATCGCTtcagacattgattaaaccactggagtcacttttgtcctttttgaaacaaaaagttttggtcaccattcactttcaatgtaaagacctacaaagctgaggtattcttttaaaaatcttcatttgagttcagcagaagaaagaaagtcatcgtCCAAACGTAAATGATGTAAGTATCTTACCCTGATGAAAAGCCCTGCTCTGATAGACCCACTGCTCTGCTCCAATGCACCAATCACAGCAAAGAAAGTTCCCTGCATAATGTCATCTGGAACAGGAAACTCTGCACTCATCGTCAATTCCTCCACTGCAAGGTTCCGTGCAACGTAACACATGACCTCTGACCCCATTAGGTGACCTACAATGGCTGCCACACCCTCCTCAGGTAAGCTGGGATAGTTACCCCCACACCAGTCACAAAGGAAACCCTGtccatattaaaataatacatgtaattttTCCAAAGCAGTAATTCAatctttattatgaaaataatggCACATGTTTACgatttattatattatgcaaaaaCTTTCATGAAAATGGTTCTCAATAAACATCAGGTTAGCAGTAAGCACATCAACCCAGTATGCAGTCTCACTAGTGTAAACTTTTGACCATGTGCCCGCAGTTCGCCATTGTCTTTCACGTTGAGGGCTGTCGTCTCCGCGTCGAGCCCCAACACCCGTCTCCTCTCCTCCTCAGATTGCAGATAGCAGGGGTTTACAAACGCTGTCTTCAGAAGCTCCAAAGAGAAACTCTCCTGCAGTCTGGTACCAAATGCCTCCACCTCAGCGTGGTAGTCAAAGTTTGGCTGCTGAGAGCTGATGTAAAGAGAAAGACAAAAGGGTTATTAGTTAAAAACATAATGAAACTTAACTTCACATGCAATCTATAGTTTGTTTCTCCAAAGCAGATTTAGGATTTGCTCTTAATTGTTGATATTGTCTTTGATTGAGAAAATGCCTTAATATATACATAAGAATGATTAGTCAACTACATACTCTATATCtggcggatggatggatggatggatggatggatggatggatggatggatggatggatggatggatggatggatggatggatggatggatggatggatggatggatggatggatggatggatggatggatggatggatggatggatggatggatggatggatggattacacattttagggttgcaacggtatgagattttcacggtacgatAACGGTCTCAGAAACTattacggtattacacaattattattatcatgtacaatgcccttaaaagagtgaaacaaagtttttttgttttattgttgttgaacaaacgctttaaaaaaattgtttcaagtttcaattataataaatgaatgtttgtgtaaaaaaggtatcccttttgaaaataaaaataaaataagaaagctaacagaattataatattaaaccaaattataaatatgataaaaaatgacatgtaaactaacatgcttcagttctataacatgttatagtaaCATGTTAGCAAAGCATGTTATATTAaccactaaatgaaaaataacatcagctgagtgagcttttaaagtaatgccctatgattattaacaattaacatataatgtagactgctcctgtctgtacctttaactccgtggttctcaactggttttgcttcaggacccagattttacattggaaatcaagtggcaacccaccatagtaaaaacataacctttatttaatgtatcctgggtcgcatttccttttatgttgcatagtttatttaatggttttcaagtacaaggaaaTGCatcaaatgaaattatttttcatatattacaGAAAatccgcgaccctgtacacaggataagcggttgacgatggatggatggatggatattacaGAAAATGATGTCGACTTTAGCCAATCGACTTAGCAACGAAACTTTTAAATTGTGCCTTCCTAGAAAGTCTGCACACCACCAGGCTCCCACTGTACTGCCTGCCCAGGCTCTGACTTCCTAAACCCAGCAACAAGCAGCCTAGTCAGCAGCTGCCATGTCTAAGAAACCCAACAACCCAACCCCGTCCGATTCCAAAAGAATGTGGTCTGCCTGATCTACAAGTTTGGGGGGATTTTAGTCCACGTTCACGGGTTACCAGCCCCATGGATGCAAATTTGGATTTTCCCATCCTTACTCCCAAAAGAAGGATACTCTCATTCACTGGGGTCAGCTCCTCCTCACCCATAGGTTCCCATCTAGTGTTCTGTTGCATAGCACCAGTTCAAGTGCATTCCTATGCGAGTCATGTTTACCAGCGTGTTCAACGAGTGTTCACACTGCAAAGAGACTCAAGTGTCAAGCACTCAAGCAGTGTCATCACACAGTTTGCACAACACCATTCCCACAATCCCAATAAAGGCTTCAGCCAATATGTGTGTGAAAATAAAGATCAAAAAGGAAGCGAAAAAAATCAGCTGAGTGTGGACAATTCTCAGCAGCCCCACATGCCTCCCCCAAGCTGTctgctagatggcaccattgtaTCACAAATTACCATGATTGCAGCTCAATGCAATGCCCCAGCTCAGGTGTGCATGCTCAAAAATCCCATACAAGCCTGGCACGCTGTGTAGGCACGGCTACAGGCTTAAGTTTGCCATGAAACCCCCACGTTTCAGCTGTGTAATTTTCTCACAGACGAACGAGAGCTCTGCTCCACTTTTGGAAGAGGAAATTTCTTCTCTTCTAGAGAAAGGGGCAATTTGAGAAGTTCCCCCAGATCAATGTCAATGGGGGTTTTATTCACGTTATTTTCTAATTCCAAAGAAGGGTAGTTCATGACACCCTATTTTTGATCTCAGAGGGTTGAACAGACATTAGAGAAAATACAATTTCAAGATGTTAACAAACATACAACACTCTCTCTCGTTCAATATACATCAGAACGTTTGGTTCACATCAGTTGATCTGTATTTTGTCTGTGTGTGGAAGCAGGATAAAAACCATTACGCCTAGCGGGGCTGAAAATTCGGACATATATAGATGATTGGTTAATCATAGCCAATTCAAGGGAGAAAGAAGTGGAAGACACACAACTAGTGCTCTCGCACCTTGCATCACTGGGTTTCAGAATAAATCTGAGCAAGAGCTATTTTACTTCATCCCAGAATGTAACTTTTCTGGGACTGGAGCTGAATTCTAATGGATTCTCTCTTACAGTTCAAAGAGGGTGCGAGTGTGCAGTATTGCATTTAGCTCAGACTACAGGGCCTTATGGCATCAGCCATCCAGGCTGTGCACTTGGGGCtttgagaatgagagctttcataaAATGGATTTTGTCTCATCATCTCAGTCCCCTACGCAATCTCAGTTGAAATGTTATGGTGCTATTCTTATGAACCACTATCTTAGAAATTATAAGGATGGAAGCAACCTGATGCTCACTGTATCCCTCTGCCATTAAAGCCAGAATCGAAACCTTCTTTCCGTCACTAAAAACCTTTCAATTCTTTTTTGATTTGAATTATTTGTGAGGTACTAGCACTCTTTTTGCCATCAAGCTGGTCCTATTGCAAGAGTATAGTGTTAACCACAGCAGTGGTTTTTATACTTTTCCTTATTAAATAAGGTTCAGGTGATCACCTAATCAGTACCTCATAAAGTAGAATGAGTTGTGCTTGTTTTggaattcaacagacactggAATGAAATGGCTGCCATACATGTTGAGATGCTGATTTAAGAGAAATCTGGAGTGGTCTCTTAATATTTTCCagagctatgtgtgtgtgtgtgtgtgatatatatatatatatatatatatatatatata
The sequence above is a segment of the Xyrauchen texanus isolate HMW12.3.18 chromosome 38, RBS_HiC_50CHRs, whole genome shotgun sequence genome. Coding sequences within it:
- the LOC127631788 gene encoding 39S ribosomal protein L44, mitochondrial-like isoform X1, whose protein sequence is MCNPSIHPSIHPSIHPSIHPSIHPSIHPSIHPSIHPSIHPSIHPSIHPSIHPSIHPPDIDSQQPNFDYHAEVEAFGTRLQESFSLELLKTAFVNPCYLQSEEERRRVLGLDAETTALNVKDNGELRAHGQKFTLGFLCDWCGGNYPSLPEEGVAAIVGHLMGSEVMCYVARNLAVEELTMSAEFPVPDDIMQGTFFAVIGALEQSSGSIRAGLFIRDFLVTQLIGKDLFDMWKVVDPMGLLVKELTRKGMALPEPRLIRSAGASTVLPLYFVGLYSDRKLLAQGPGETVLAAEEEAARVALRYLYGYKENRRPWDFTTPSEQLQNPSTQALSSG